Proteins from a genomic interval of Treponema succinifaciens DSM 2489:
- the secY gene encoding preprotein translocase subunit SecY, whose translation MANNPVVNMFKVKELRSKLLFTLLILAVFRLGSVLTIPGINATLLLQYFDNLASGAESAFASYMDFFAGGAFERFSVFMLGVMPYISTQIIMQLALVIFPSLKRIAQEEGGQQKVQGWTRVGTIIVCLIQSMAITVYADSINQQIPGAIIFDNKVYFNLLAILTVTTGSMITVWMGNQITARGIGNGISMIIFAGIVARLPSAVYELIRGVRNEDINVVFVVVAVFLFLAIIGLVVFEQSGERKIPVHYAKRVVGRKMYGGQSTYIPFKINPSGVIPIIFASAFLTFPLQIANSLSTKATWLMKVAAVLNPLGFWYNFIEVLLIVFFAYFYTQVTLNPTEIAKNIRENGGSIPGIRTDKTEEYLQKVLNRLILPGSLYLAAIALLPTLIQILFKFPASISMLMGGTSLLILVGVDIDTMAQVEALLKMHHHDGLTKKGLKSRNL comes from the coding sequence ATGGCAAACAATCCAGTTGTAAATATGTTCAAAGTAAAGGAATTGCGTTCAAAGCTTCTTTTTACATTGCTCATTCTTGCTGTTTTCCGCTTGGGAAGTGTTCTTACTATTCCAGGCATCAATGCCACATTGCTTTTGCAGTATTTTGACAATCTTGCTAGTGGCGCAGAAAGTGCGTTTGCCAGTTACATGGACTTTTTTGCGGGCGGTGCATTTGAAAGATTTTCAGTGTTCATGCTTGGTGTAATGCCATACATTTCTACACAGATTATCATGCAGCTCGCACTTGTTATTTTCCCATCGCTCAAGAGAATTGCGCAGGAAGAAGGTGGTCAGCAGAAAGTGCAGGGTTGGACTCGTGTTGGAACAATTATCGTTTGTCTGATTCAGTCTATGGCCATTACAGTTTATGCTGATTCCATCAACCAGCAGATTCCTGGGGCGATTATTTTTGATAACAAGGTCTATTTTAATCTTCTTGCTATTCTTACTGTAACCACAGGTTCTATGATTACAGTTTGGATGGGCAATCAGATTACTGCGCGTGGTATAGGCAATGGTATTTCAATGATTATCTTTGCTGGTATCGTCGCACGTCTTCCAAGTGCTGTTTATGAATTGATTAGAGGTGTGCGCAATGAAGACATAAATGTTGTTTTCGTTGTTGTTGCAGTGTTCCTGTTTCTTGCTATTATCGGACTTGTTGTTTTTGAGCAGTCTGGTGAGCGCAAAATTCCTGTTCATTATGCAAAACGTGTTGTTGGACGCAAAATGTATGGTGGACAGAGCACTTACATTCCTTTTAAAATCAATCCGTCGGGAGTCATTCCAATCATTTTTGCTTCTGCATTCTTGACTTTCCCTCTTCAGATTGCAAACAGCCTTTCTACAAAAGCTACATGGCTTATGAAGGTTGCGGCAGTTTTGAATCCACTTGGTTTTTGGTATAATTTCATCGAAGTGTTGTTGATTGTATTCTTTGCATACTTCTACACTCAGGTAACCCTGAACCCCACTGAAATCGCTAAGAATATCCGTGAAAACGGCGGTTCCATTCCTGGAATCAGAACTGACAAGACTGAGGAATATCTTCAGAAGGTTTTGAACCGTCTGATTCTTCCTGGTTCACTGTATCTTGCTGCAATTGCTTTGCTTCCTACACTGATTCAAATTTTATTTAAGTTCCCTGCATCAATTTCTATGTTGATGGGCGGTACTTCGTTGCTGATTTTGGTCGGTGTTGATATTGATACTATGGCTCAGGTTGAGGCTCTTCTTAAAATGCATCACCATGACGGACTTACAAAGAAGGGATTAAAATCGCGCAATTTGTAA
- the rplO gene encoding 50S ribosomal protein L15 has protein sequence MADFTLRAPEGANKKPKRVGRGSSSGLGTTAGKGNKGQQSRSGKGTPYVGFEGGQMPLYRRIAQRGFSNSPFKKEFAIINLVDLEAKYADGETVNRTSLKEKGLVGKIVDGIKVLGNGEISKKLTVEVEKISASAKEKIEKAGGSVKVIAEKSAKAK, from the coding sequence ATGGCTGACTTTACTTTAAGAGCACCAGAGGGTGCAAATAAAAAACCTAAGCGTGTAGGCCGCGGATCTTCTTCTGGTCTTGGAACAACAGCTGGAAAAGGAAATAAAGGTCAGCAGTCACGCTCAGGAAAAGGAACACCATATGTTGGATTCGAAGGCGGACAGATGCCTTTGTATCGACGTATTGCTCAGCGCGGATTTTCAAATTCACCTTTCAAAAAGGAATTTGCAATCATCAATTTGGTTGACCTTGAAGCAAAATATGCTGATGGTGAAACCGTGAACCGCACATCTTTGAAGGAAAAAGGTTTGGTTGGAAAAATCGTTGACGGTATTAAAGTTCTCGGAAACGGTGAAATTTCCAAAAAACTCACTGTGGAAGTTGAAAAAATTTCTGCAAGTGCCAAAGAAAAGATTGAAAAAGCTGGCGGATCAGTAAAGGTGATTGCTGAAAAGTCTGCGAAAGCAAAATAA
- a CDS encoding 50S ribosomal protein L23, protein MTFNDVLIKPVLSEKATALREQNKYTFIVDPAATKFQIKEAVRKLFNVNVEDCKTINVKGKIKRLRGRPGRTAGYKKAIVKLAAGETIKVFEGV, encoded by the coding sequence ATGACATTCAATGATGTTCTTATTAAACCTGTTCTTTCTGAAAAAGCAACAGCACTCCGTGAGCAGAATAAATATACTTTTATTGTTGACCCTGCAGCTACAAAGTTTCAGATTAAAGAAGCTGTACGCAAGCTTTTCAATGTAAATGTTGAAGACTGCAAGACTATCAATGTAAAAGGTAAAATTAAGCGTCTTCGCGGAAGACCTGGAAGAACTGCCGGCTACAAAAAGGCAATTGTAAAACTTGCTGCTGGCGAAACAATCAAGGTGTTCGAAGGTGTTTAA
- the rplN gene encoding 50S ribosomal protein L14 produces MLQMQSKMVVADNSGAKLVQCIKVLGGTHRRYAGIGDIVVVAVKEAIPTSTIKEGSVQKAVIVRVAKEYRRPDGTYIRFDDNACVLIDADKNPKGKRIFGPVARELRDMDFMKIVSLAPEVL; encoded by the coding sequence ATGCTTCAGATGCAATCAAAAATGGTTGTTGCCGATAACTCCGGAGCTAAATTGGTTCAGTGCATTAAGGTTTTAGGTGGCACACACCGCCGCTATGCAGGTATTGGTGACATTGTTGTGGTAGCTGTAAAGGAAGCGATTCCTACATCTACAATTAAAGAAGGTTCAGTACAGAAGGCTGTAATTGTCCGTGTGGCAAAAGAATACCGCCGTCCAGATGGAACATATATCCGCTTTGATGACAACGCTTGTGTTCTTATCGATGCAGATAAAAATCCAAAGGGAAAACGTATTTTTGGACCTGTAGCTCGTGAGCTTCGTGATATGGATTTTATGAAGATCGTATCCCTTGCTCCGGAAGTTCTCTAA
- the rplP gene encoding 50S ribosomal protein L16, whose protein sequence is MLSPKRVAHRKVQRGRPTGNATRTNYVDFGDIALVAMEPVWLNAKHIEAARVAINRCINRQGNLWTRVFPDKPVSKKPADTRMGKGKGAPEFWAAVIKPGMILFEVGGVDKKLAEKAMHLAASKLPIKTKVAFRPTVE, encoded by the coding sequence ATGCTTAGTCCTAAAAGAGTTGCGCACCGCAAAGTTCAGCGTGGCCGTCCAACAGGCAATGCTACACGTACTAACTATGTTGATTTTGGTGATATAGCACTTGTTGCAATGGAACCGGTTTGGTTGAATGCAAAACATATTGAAGCTGCCCGTGTTGCTATTAACCGTTGCATTAACCGTCAGGGTAATCTTTGGACACGCGTTTTCCCAGACAAGCCAGTTTCAAAGAAGCCGGCTGACACTCGTATGGGAAAAGGTAAGGGCGCGCCTGAATTCTGGGCCGCTGTTATTAAACCTGGTATGATTTTATTTGAAGTTGGCGGAGTAGACAAAAAGCTCGCTGAAAAAGCAATGCATCTTGCTGCAAGCAAACTTCCAATTAAAACAAAAGTGGCATTCCGCCCAACAGTCGAGTAA
- the rpmC gene encoding 50S ribosomal protein L29, which translates to MADSKKKKDKDLSYDELVAKRNELKKQYMDFRFQSVIGHVDNPMQKRTMRHEIARLNTLIHQQDLAKFRAAAAEAIAAKN; encoded by the coding sequence ATGGCTGATTCAAAGAAAAAAAAGGATAAAGATCTTTCTTATGATGAACTCGTTGCAAAGCGCAATGAACTTAAAAAACAGTACATGGACTTTCGCTTTCAGAGCGTAATTGGTCATGTAGATAATCCAATGCAGAAGCGTACAATGCGCCATGAAATTGCCCGCCTTAATACGCTTATTCATCAGCAGGATCTGGCAAAGTTCAGAGCGGCTGCTGCTGAAGCTATTGCTGCAAAAAACTAG
- the rplB gene encoding 50S ribosomal protein L2 — protein MALKIYKPYSKGTRGRVDLVREELTADKPEKSLTHGRKSKAGRGAGGRISVRHQGGGHKRKYREIDFRRDKHGIPGTVKTIEYDPFRSANIALIAYADGEKRYIIAPKGLTVGQKIMSGENAAPTVANALPLDVIPIGFTVHNIELTLGRGGQLVRSAGTGALVAAKEGDYVTIKLPSGELRRIHRKCYATIGIVGNEDRMNTKLGKAGRNRWRGIRPTVRGMAMNPVDHPLGGGEGAGKGHQPVTPWGQPCRGYKTRNKRKTSSRFIISRRKK, from the coding sequence ATGGCTCTTAAGATATACAAGCCTTATTCAAAAGGTACACGCGGCCGTGTTGACTTGGTTCGCGAAGAATTGACAGCCGATAAACCCGAAAAAAGCTTGACTCATGGCCGCAAATCAAAAGCTGGTCGTGGCGCAGGCGGACGTATTTCTGTACGTCATCAGGGCGGCGGTCATAAAAGAAAATACCGTGAAATCGATTTTAGACGCGATAAGCACGGTATTCCTGGAACTGTAAAGACAATTGAGTACGATCCGTTCCGCAGTGCAAACATTGCTTTGATTGCTTATGCTGATGGTGAAAAACGCTACATCATTGCTCCAAAAGGTCTTACAGTTGGACAGAAAATTATGTCTGGTGAAAACGCAGCTCCTACTGTAGCTAATGCTCTTCCACTGGATGTTATTCCAATCGGATTCACTGTACACAATATTGAGCTTACTCTTGGTCGTGGCGGACAGCTTGTTCGTTCGGCTGGAACAGGAGCTCTTGTTGCTGCAAAAGAAGGTGATTACGTAACTATAAAGCTTCCTTCTGGAGAGCTTCGCCGTATTCACAGAAAGTGCTATGCAACAATCGGTATTGTTGGAAACGAAGACCGCATGAACACTAAGCTTGGCAAAGCTGGACGCAACAGATGGCGTGGTATTCGCCCGACTGTACGTGGTATGGCAATGAACCCTGTTGATCATCCGCTTGGTGGTGGAGAAGGCGCTGGAAAAGGACATCAGCCTGTTACTCCTTGGGGACAGCCTTGCCGTGGTTACAAAACACGCAATAAGAGAAAGACATCTAGTCGTTTCATTATTAGTCGCCGCAAGAAGTAG
- the rpmD gene encoding 50S ribosomal protein L30 has product MAKIRITLVRSVIGQKPAKRATVRSLGLKKINSSVEHEDTASIRGMAAAVSHLVKVEEIN; this is encoded by the coding sequence ATGGCAAAGATACGTATTACCCTTGTTAGAAGTGTTATTGGACAGAAGCCTGCAAAAAGAGCGACTGTTCGTAGCCTTGGTCTTAAAAAAATCAATTCCAGTGTGGAACATGAAGACACTGCTTCTATAAGAGGCATGGCTGCTGCTGTTTCTCACTTGGTAAAAGTAGAGGAAATTAACTAA
- the rplF gene encoding 50S ribosomal protein L6: MASKIGKLPVAIPAGVTVTVAPNLVTVKGPKGELKQDINGLVNVEVKDAEVIVTPVNETKPASACHGLYRNLIHNMIVGVTQGFSKTLIITGVGYRAEVQGKTIVMNLGYSSEFVAVIPEGLTVTADKDGKLTISGIDKQQVGEFSAQIRKLRKPEPYKGKGIRYDNEVIRRKVGKTGVK; this comes from the coding sequence ATGGCATCTAAGATTGGAAAACTTCCTGTTGCTATTCCAGCAGGCGTTACTGTTACTGTTGCTCCTAACTTGGTTACTGTAAAAGGACCAAAAGGCGAGCTTAAGCAGGATATTAACGGTCTTGTAAATGTTGAAGTGAAAGACGCCGAGGTCATTGTTACTCCTGTAAATGAGACAAAGCCTGCAAGTGCATGCCACGGTTTGTACCGCAATCTCATTCACAACATGATTGTGGGAGTAACACAGGGCTTTTCTAAGACACTTATAATTACAGGTGTTGGTTATCGTGCTGAAGTTCAGGGAAAAACAATTGTAATGAACCTTGGATATTCTTCTGAGTTCGTTGCTGTTATTCCTGAAGGACTTACTGTAACTGCTGACAAAGACGGAAAACTTACAATTTCTGGAATTGATAAGCAGCAGGTTGGTGAATTCAGCGCACAGATTCGCAAATTGCGCAAGCCTGAGCCTTACAAAGGAAAAGGTATACGCTATGACAACGAAGTTATCAGACGTAAAGTCGGTAAGACCGGCGTAAAATAA
- the rplD gene encoding 50S ribosomal protein L4 → MEKKVYSIDGKELRTINLDDKIFGLPVNEDVIYYAITNELANKRVGTACTKTRAEVHGSNAKPYKQKGTGNARRGDKKSPITVGGGTIFGPKPRDYSYAIPKKEKRLAMKSILSLQAQADRLTVVEDFTIESGKTKDLVKILKNFVKDERTVILLKDDDAKIKQAGRNLPNVYFLSYNRLRAHDLFYGRKIIMLEGAAKNLSDFYAEDKEAK, encoded by the coding sequence ATGGAAAAGAAAGTCTATTCAATCGATGGCAAAGAACTCAGGACTATCAATCTTGATGACAAAATTTTCGGACTTCCAGTTAACGAAGATGTTATTTATTATGCCATCACTAACGAATTAGCAAATAAACGTGTTGGAACAGCATGTACAAAAACACGTGCAGAAGTTCATGGCAGCAATGCTAAGCCTTACAAGCAGAAGGGAACTGGTAATGCACGTCGTGGTGATAAAAAGTCTCCAATTACAGTTGGCGGCGGTACAATTTTTGGACCAAAACCACGTGATTACAGCTATGCAATTCCAAAAAAAGAAAAACGTCTCGCAATGAAGTCTATCTTGAGTCTTCAGGCTCAGGCAGACAGACTTACTGTTGTTGAAGATTTTACTATTGAAAGCGGAAAGACAAAGGACTTGGTAAAAATCCTTAAGAACTTTGTAAAAGATGAGCGCACTGTTATTCTTCTTAAAGATGACGATGCAAAAATCAAGCAGGCTGGAAGAAACCTTCCGAATGTTTATTTCCTCTCTTACAACCGTCTTCGTGCGCATGATCTCTTCTACGGAAGAAAAATCATCATGCTTGAAGGTGCTGCAAAAAATCTTTCTGATTTCTATGCTGAAGACAAGGAGGCAAAATAA
- the rpsC gene encoding 30S ribosomal protein S3, with protein sequence MGQKVNPIGLRLGVNKTWQSRWYADSREYADLFLEDMKIRKLVGSLPECKNADIAEIEIVRHPQRVTIVIHTARPGVIIGVKGATIEKISADIQKQLTKKVQIKIKEIKRPEINASLIAQNVGRQLAGRGSFRKALKQSASNAMKGGAQGIKIRISGRLGGADMTRSEELKEGRVPLHTLRADIDYGTYEALTTYGKIGIKVWVYNGMNYGREQNEDAGDIVRKPRRDRSNGDRKSARSPKAEGGKVENA encoded by the coding sequence GTGGGTCAGAAAGTTAATCCTATCGGTTTACGCCTTGGTGTAAACAAAACTTGGCAGTCTCGTTGGTATGCAGATTCACGTGAATATGCAGACTTGTTCTTGGAAGATATGAAAATCCGCAAGCTTGTTGGATCTCTTCCTGAATGCAAGAACGCAGATATTGCTGAAATTGAAATTGTTCGTCATCCGCAGCGTGTTACTATTGTAATTCACACAGCACGCCCGGGTGTTATTATTGGTGTTAAAGGCGCTACTATTGAAAAAATCAGCGCAGATATTCAGAAGCAACTGACAAAGAAAGTTCAGATTAAGATTAAGGAAATCAAACGTCCTGAAATCAATGCTTCTCTTATTGCGCAGAATGTAGGCCGTCAGCTTGCTGGCCGCGGTTCTTTCCGTAAGGCTCTCAAGCAGTCTGCTTCAAATGCTATGAAGGGCGGAGCTCAGGGTATAAAAATCCGTATTTCTGGTCGTCTTGGCGGAGCTGACATGACACGTTCAGAAGAGCTTAAGGAAGGACGCGTTCCTCTTCATACTCTTCGTGCTGACATCGATTATGGTACTTATGAAGCTCTTACTACTTATGGTAAGATCGGCATTAAAGTATGGGTCTACAACGGAATGAATTACGGACGTGAGCAGAATGAGGATGCAGGTGATATTGTAAGAAAGCCTCGCCGCGACCGCTCTAATGGCGACCGTAAGTCTGCTCGTTCCCCAAAAGCTGAGGGAGGAAAAGTAGAAAATGCTTAG
- the rplV gene encoding 50S ribosomal protein L22 gives MAEKKGYVATTKFLIASPTKVRPVANVVKTKSCSEAMAILDVMPQKGARLISGTLKSAVANALNKNKQLDEDMLYIKEIRIDEGPRLKRVWFRGRGRADQLLKRMCHITVVVDEKAGK, from the coding sequence ATGGCTGAAAAGAAAGGTTATGTAGCCACAACTAAATTTCTCATTGCATCTCCTACAAAGGTTCGTCCTGTAGCTAATGTTGTAAAGACAAAGTCTTGCTCTGAAGCTATGGCTATTCTTGATGTAATGCCGCAGAAAGGCGCTCGTCTTATCAGCGGAACATTAAAATCTGCAGTAGCGAATGCTCTCAATAAGAATAAGCAACTTGATGAAGATATGCTCTACATTAAGGAAATTCGTATTGACGAAGGTCCAAGACTTAAAAGAGTATGGTTCCGTGGACGCGGACGTGCTGATCAGCTCTTGAAGCGGATGTGTCATATCACTGTTGTAGTTGACGAAAAGGCGGGAAAATAA
- the rplX gene encoding 50S ribosomal protein L24, translated as MQHKYKIHKNDNVEIIAGKDKGKRGTIVRVFEKNNKGRVIVSGCNIVKKAIKRKSQQDAGGIAEIEAPLDISNVALVCKKCGRPVRAGYKLDGDKKTRVCRKCGEAL; from the coding sequence ATGCAGCATAAATACAAGATCCATAAGAATGATAACGTTGAAATCATTGCTGGAAAAGACAAAGGCAAGCGCGGAACAATTGTCCGTGTATTTGAAAAAAATAACAAGGGACGTGTTATTGTAAGCGGTTGCAATATTGTAAAGAAAGCAATAAAGAGGAAGTCCCAGCAGGATGCAGGCGGAATCGCTGAAATAGAAGCACCTCTGGACATATCAAATGTAGCGCTCGTATGTAAAAAATGCGGACGCCCTGTCAGAGCAGGATATAAACTTGATGGCGACAAGAAAACTCGTGTTTGCCGCAAGTGTGGAGAAGCACTGTAA
- the rpsE gene encoding 30S ribosomal protein S5 gives MEHQKNYEKKPADEFVEKLVKLNRTAKTVKGGRRMSFSALTVVGDKKGRIGFGFGKANDVTEAIRKSLEKARANLITLPLKNGTIPHEMIGKYKSSAVLLKPACPGTGIIAGGPVRAVLDAAGVTDVISKSQGSRTSVNVVRATFDAVANLMDARAVAQSRGKTLKEMWG, from the coding sequence ATGGAACACCAGAAAAACTATGAAAAAAAGCCTGCTGACGAATTTGTAGAAAAACTTGTAAAGCTTAACCGCACTGCAAAAACTGTAAAAGGCGGACGCAGAATGTCTTTCTCGGCATTGACTGTAGTTGGCGACAAGAAAGGACGCATCGGCTTTGGATTCGGAAAGGCTAACGATGTTACCGAAGCTATCAGAAAGAGCCTTGAAAAAGCAAGAGCAAACCTTATTACTCTTCCGCTCAAGAATGGAACAATTCCACATGAAATGATTGGAAAGTACAAGAGTTCTGCTGTGTTGCTTAAGCCTGCTTGCCCGGGTACTGGTATTATTGCCGGTGGTCCTGTCCGTGCAGTTTTGGATGCGGCTGGAGTAACTGACGTTATTTCAAAATCTCAGGGTTCCCGCACATCTGTAAATGTTGTTCGTGCTACATTTGATGCAGTTGCAAATCTTATGGATGCACGTGCTGTAGCACAGAGCCGCGGAAAGACTCTCAAGGAAATGTGGGGCTGA
- the rpsQ gene encoding 30S ribosomal protein S17 — MEEQNVQKKGAKRSFVGIVTSDKMDKTIVVSIDKKKMDRLYKKYVTRTKKCKAHDEKNEAHIGDTVRIVECSPISKEKCWRLDTIIERAK, encoded by the coding sequence GTGGAAGAACAGAATGTGCAGAAAAAAGGTGCAAAACGTTCATTCGTAGGTATCGTCACTAGCGACAAGATGGACAAGACTATCGTTGTTTCTATTGATAAGAAAAAGATGGACCGCCTTTACAAGAAATATGTTACACGGACCAAGAAATGCAAGGCCCACGATGAAAAGAATGAAGCTCATATTGGAGACACAGTTCGCATCGTAGAATGCAGTCCGATCAGCAAAGAAAAATGCTGGCGTCTCGATACAATAATCGAGAGAGCCAAATAA
- a CDS encoding type Z 30S ribosomal protein S14, giving the protein MAKKSMIIKANRTPKYATRRYNRCQICGRPHGYLRKFKICRICFRKLASEGLLPGVTKSSW; this is encoded by the coding sequence ATGGCTAAGAAATCAATGATTATCAAGGCAAACCGCACACCGAAATATGCTACTCGTAGATATAATCGGTGCCAAATTTGCGGTCGTCCACATGGATATTTGCGTAAGTTCAAGATTTGTCGTATCTGCTTCCGCAAATTAGCAAGTGAAGGCCTTTTACCGGGCGTCACAAAATCATCTTGGTAG
- the rplE gene encoding 50S ribosomal protein L5 → MENYVPRLKKVYKEKIAPELFKELGYTSVMQIPAVKKVVVSMGVGEALTNKKLLDAAVTDLTQITGQKAVKTRAKKSIANFKLREGNEVGAMVTLRGNIMYEFLDRLINVALPRVKDFRGIKATGFDGHGNFSLGITEQIIFPEIDFDKIVKIAGMNISIVTSARTDNEARALLTKFGMPFRK, encoded by the coding sequence ATGGAAAATTACGTACCACGGCTTAAGAAAGTCTATAAGGAAAAAATCGCTCCAGAGCTCTTCAAGGAGCTTGGATACACATCCGTAATGCAGATTCCGGCAGTAAAAAAAGTTGTCGTAAGCATGGGTGTTGGCGAAGCTCTCACGAATAAGAAACTTCTTGATGCTGCAGTTACAGATCTCACTCAGATTACCGGCCAGAAAGCTGTTAAAACAAGAGCTAAGAAAAGTATTGCAAACTTCAAACTTCGTGAAGGCAATGAAGTAGGAGCAATGGTAACTCTTCGTGGAAACATCATGTATGAATTCCTCGATCGTCTTATCAATGTTGCTCTTCCTCGTGTAAAGGATTTCCGCGGAATCAAAGCTACTGGTTTTGATGGACATGGAAATTTCTCTCTTGGTATTACAGAACAGATTATCTTCCCGGAAATTGATTTCGATAAAATCGTTAAGATTGCCGGTATGAACATCAGCATTGTTACAAGCGCACGCACAGACAATGAGGCCCGCGCACTGTTGACCAAGTTTGGAATGCCGTTTAGAAAATAA
- the rpsS gene encoding 30S ribosomal protein S19 — MSRSVKKGPFIEKSLYKKVLEMNKASAADKKMIKTYSRCSTIIPEMVGNTISVHNGKSWIPVYITENLVGHKLGEFAATRTFKGHGGSDKSAGK, encoded by the coding sequence GTGTCAAGATCAGTTAAGAAAGGACCTTTTATAGAGAAATCTCTTTACAAAAAGGTTTTAGAAATGAACAAAGCATCAGCAGCTGATAAGAAAATGATTAAAACTTATTCCCGCTGCTCGACAATCATCCCTGAGATGGTAGGAAATACTATTTCAGTGCACAACGGTAAGTCATGGATTCCTGTGTATATTACAGAAAACTTGGTAGGTCACAAGCTTGGCGAGTTTGCTGCAACACGCACATTCAAAGGACATGGCGGTTCAGACAAATCAGCTGGTAAATAA
- the rplR gene encoding 50S ribosomal protein L18 gives MFKKLSDKNRKRLHRKIHIRKSVYGTAERPRLTVYKSGRNLYAQVINDDEGRTLAAISTLEKDFITLKANVESATKLGEALGSRLKEKNITKVVFDRNGYLYHGVVKALADATRSAGIVF, from the coding sequence ATGTTCAAGAAACTTAGTGATAAAAACAGAAAGCGCCTGCATAGAAAGATTCACATTCGTAAGTCTGTTTATGGAACTGCAGAACGCCCTCGCTTGACAGTGTATAAAAGCGGCCGTAACCTTTATGCACAGGTAATTAATGATGATGAAGGCAGAACTCTTGCCGCCATCTCAACTCTTGAAAAGGATTTTATTACGCTCAAGGCAAATGTCGAAAGCGCAACAAAACTTGGAGAAGCTTTGGGTTCACGCCTCAAGGAAAAGAACATTACAAAAGTAGTGTTTGACCGTAACGGTTATCTTTACCATGGTGTTGTAAAAGCCCTTGCTGACGCTACCCGCTCTGCCGGGATTGTATTCTAG
- the rplC gene encoding 50S ribosomal protein L3 produces MKGLIAKKVGMTQVFDENGNLTPVTVIRVEPNTVVATKTQEKCGYEAVVLGLEDLKPHKITKPYAKQFPENITPKRHLKEFRDFEGEVKVGDQIGVELFEKVRFIDVTATSKGKGFQGVMKRWGFHGGRATHGSKFHREAGGTGCCTTPGHCLKNVKMPGRMGFDRVTVQNLKVVKVDPELNVLMVRGAVPGVRNCTLIVKAAVKK; encoded by the coding sequence ATGAAAGGTCTGATAGCAAAAAAAGTAGGAATGACACAGGTTTTCGATGAAAACGGCAATCTGACACCAGTAACCGTGATCCGCGTCGAGCCAAACACTGTTGTTGCTACAAAGACACAGGAAAAGTGCGGCTATGAAGCTGTTGTCCTTGGACTTGAGGATTTGAAGCCTCACAAGATTACAAAGCCATACGCAAAGCAGTTTCCAGAGAACATTACACCAAAACGTCATCTTAAAGAATTCAGAGACTTTGAAGGTGAAGTTAAAGTTGGCGACCAGATTGGTGTAGAATTGTTTGAAAAGGTTCGTTTCATCGACGTAACTGCTACCTCAAAAGGTAAAGGTTTTCAGGGTGTAATGAAGAGATGGGGCTTCCATGGTGGACGTGCTACACACGGTTCAAAATTCCATCGTGAAGCTGGCGGCACTGGATGCTGTACAACTCCGGGACATTGTCTTAAAAATGTTAAGATGCCTGGCCGCATGGGGTTTGATCGCGTTACAGTACAAAACCTCAAGGTTGTGAAAGTTGACCCTGAGCTCAATGTTTTGATGGTTCGTGGTGCAGTTCCTGGTGTAAGAAACTGTACTCTTATCGTTAAGGCTGCGGTTAAGAAATAA
- the rpsH gene encoding 30S ribosomal protein S8, translated as MAASDPIADMLAKVQNAARAGHEKVDVPTSKMKLEIVKILKTEGYIKNFKKVQDDNGHTVIRIFLKYDDFNKSVIHGMRKISTPGRRAYSGYRELPSVYNGYGTLIVSTSSGVTTGKKASEKMVGGELICKVW; from the coding sequence ATGGCAGCTTCAGACCCAATAGCAGATATGCTTGCAAAAGTCCAGAACGCGGCAAGAGCCGGTCATGAAAAAGTAGATGTTCCTACTTCTAAGATGAAACTGGAAATTGTAAAGATCCTTAAAACAGAAGGATATATTAAGAATTTCAAGAAAGTTCAGGATGACAACGGACACACTGTTATCCGTATCTTCTTGAAATATGACGACTTCAACAAGTCAGTTATTCACGGCATGAGGAAAATTTCTACACCAGGCCGCCGTGCTTATTCTGGCTACAGAGAATTGCCTAGCGTTTACAACGGATACGGCACTTTAATCGTTTCAACATCAAGCGGTGTTACAACTGGCAAAAAGGCTTCTGAAAAGATGGTCGGCGGCGAGTTGATCTGCAAAGTATGGTAA